A section of the Rummeliibacillus pycnus genome encodes:
- a CDS encoding helix-turn-helix domain-containing protein: protein MMKENLHTQLNLLRRERNLTLDELALKTRVGVEKLARYESGEDIPSEQTLLKLSNALEVPVSNLLDGLQRNSN, encoded by the coding sequence ATGATGAAAGAGAATCTTCATACTCAATTAAATTTGTTACGTAGAGAACGTAATCTTACATTAGATGAGTTAGCATTAAAAACTCGAGTAGGTGTTGAAAAGTTAGCACGCTATGAATCTGGTGAAGATATACCTTCTGAGCAAACATTATTAAAGCTCTCAAATGCCCTTGAAGTTCCAGTTTCTAACTTATTAGATGGATTACAAAGAAATAGCAATTAA
- a CDS encoding MalY/PatB family protein: MNHLDHIENRIQTNSIKWDKISPVFHLEDTSDILPMWIADMDFAAPKVLIEALEKRLNHPIFGYSYESDTSTNAFTSWVERRHGLSIQPNWVLYHQGVVPAIASIIETFTTENDAVIITPPVYSPFFHVPKRLNRTVKECPLIEKDGIYTFDFEKFDHISSADHVKLFIFCHPHNPGGIEWPEEVLLEIIRICNKNDVLILSDEIHADLMLDGNKHTPIQKIAGPLQNQVITCMAPTKTFNIAGIQVAMMIVPDDQKRRKLKKNANMHAQMGLNIFATTAVEAVYSAEGEFWLEELLPYLSANMDLVIEKITNAIPEIKIHKSQATYLLWIDYRDTGLKENEVMERLLKVGRLALEPGTKFGEQGNGFLRMNVACPREMVLDGINRFIKAFTK; the protein is encoded by the coding sequence TTGAATCATTTAGATCATATAGAAAATAGAATTCAAACAAACTCTATCAAATGGGATAAAATTTCACCAGTTTTCCATTTGGAAGATACATCAGATATTCTTCCAATGTGGATAGCTGATATGGATTTTGCTGCACCTAAGGTACTAATTGAGGCACTAGAAAAAAGACTCAATCACCCTATCTTTGGCTATTCCTACGAAAGTGACACTTCTACAAACGCCTTTACTTCTTGGGTGGAAAGACGACATGGATTATCGATTCAACCTAATTGGGTTCTTTACCATCAAGGAGTAGTACCAGCTATAGCTTCAATTATTGAAACATTCACAACCGAAAATGATGCAGTTATTATTACGCCTCCTGTTTATTCGCCATTCTTCCATGTACCAAAGCGATTAAACCGTACGGTAAAAGAGTGCCCACTAATTGAAAAAGATGGGATCTATACATTTGACTTTGAAAAATTCGATCATATTTCATCTGCTGATCATGTAAAATTATTTATCTTCTGTCATCCACACAATCCTGGTGGTATTGAATGGCCAGAAGAAGTTTTACTAGAAATTATTCGTATTTGTAATAAGAATGATGTACTGATTCTTTCTGATGAAATTCATGCAGATTTAATGTTAGATGGAAATAAACATACACCCATCCAAAAGATTGCTGGTCCTCTGCAAAATCAAGTTATTACTTGTATGGCTCCTACAAAGACCTTTAATATCGCAGGTATTCAAGTAGCCATGATGATTGTTCCAGACGATCAAAAGAGACGCAAATTAAAAAAGAATGCGAATATGCATGCTCAAATGGGATTAAATATTTTTGCTACAACAGCTGTTGAAGCAGTCTACTCAGCTGAAGGTGAATTTTGGCTTGAAGAACTTTTACCTTACCTTTCAGCAAATATGGATTTAGTCATTGAAAAAATCACGAACGCTATTCCAGAAATTAAAATTCATAAGTCTCAAGCAACTTACTTATTATGGATTGATTATCGGGATACAGGATTGAAAGAAAACGAGGTAATGGAACGTTTACTTAAAGTAGGAAGATTAGCATTAGAGCCTGGTACAAAATTCGGTGAACAAGGCAATGGCTTTTTACGCATGAACGTAGCTTGTCCAAGAGAAATGGTACTTGATGGCATCAATCGCTTTATAAAAGCTTTTACAAAATAG
- a CDS encoding DUF1871 family protein gives MENVEMNRKAILTLENWNPFEMDNFTYDTEAADVVAALQSINDPSELGKVIQTIYEQSFEQWIPIEKCVEISYKLLAIKFEAKCIL, from the coding sequence ATGGAAAATGTTGAGATGAATAGAAAAGCCATACTAACTTTAGAAAATTGGAATCCATTTGAAATGGATAATTTTACTTATGATACAGAAGCAGCAGATGTAGTAGCTGCTCTGCAAAGTATCAATGATCCTTCAGAATTAGGAAAAGTCATTCAAACTATTTATGAGCAATCGTTCGAACAATGGATTCCTATTGAAAAATGTGTTGAAATCTCCTATAAACTTTTAGCCATAAAATTTGAAGCAAAATGTATTTTATAA
- a CDS encoding peptidylprolyl isomerase, whose amino-acid sequence MYPQLTSEVAANEVLVEMKTSLGAIKIKLFPELAPKTVENFLTHAKNGYYEGIIFHRVIKDFMIQGGDPTGTGMGGESIYGHSFEDEFAPELMNIRGALSMANAGPNTNGSQFFIVQMKEVPANMIGQMRDAGFPEEVINAYKEHGGTPWLDGKHTVFGQVVEGMNVVDDIANVEKGFQDKPVEDVVIESIKVIEK is encoded by the coding sequence ATGTACCCACAATTAACATCGGAAGTAGCAGCAAACGAAGTGCTAGTAGAAATGAAAACTTCACTAGGTGCTATCAAAATTAAACTATTCCCTGAATTAGCACCAAAAACTGTCGAAAACTTTTTAACACATGCTAAAAACGGATATTACGAAGGGATTATTTTCCACCGTGTTATCAAAGATTTCATGATCCAAGGTGGCGATCCAACTGGTACAGGTATGGGTGGAGAAAGTATTTATGGGCATTCTTTTGAAGATGAATTTGCTCCTGAATTAATGAATATTCGTGGTGCTCTTTCTATGGCAAACGCAGGTCCAAACACAAATGGTAGTCAATTCTTCATTGTACAAATGAAAGAAGTACCAGCCAATATGATTGGTCAAATGCGAGATGCTGGTTTCCCTGAAGAAGTAATCAATGCTTATAAAGAACATGGTGGTACTCCATGGTTAGATGGAAAACACACTGTGTTCGGTCAAGTAGTGGAAGGCATGAATGTTGTTGACGACATTGCAAACGTTGAAAAAGGTTTCCAAGACAAACCAGTTGAAGATGTTGTGATTGAATCAATTAAAGTGATTGAAAAATAA